In one window of Escherichia coli DSM 30083 = JCM 1649 = ATCC 11775 DNA:
- the paeA gene encoding hemolysin family protein has product MLNSILVILCLIAVSAFFSMSEISLAASRKIKLKLLADEGNINAQRVLNMQENPGMFFTVVQIGLNAVAILGGIVGDAAFSPAFHSLFSRYMSAELSEQLSFILSFSLVTGMFILFADLTPKRIGMIAPEAVALRIINPMRFCLYVCTPLVWFFNGLANIIFRIFKLPMVRKDDITSDDIYAVVEAGALAGVLRKQEHELIENVFELESRTVPSSMTPRENVIWFDLHEDEQSLKNKVAEHPHSKFLVCNEDIDHIIGYVDSKDLLNRVLANQSLALNSGVQIRNTLIVPDTLTLSEALESFKTAGEDFAVIMNEYALVVGIITLNDVMTTLMGDLVGQGLEEQIVARDENSWLIDGGTPIDDVMRVLDIDEFPQSGNYETIGGFMMFMLRKIPKRTDSVKFAGYKFEVVDIDNYRIDQLLVTRIDSKATALSPKLPDAKDKEESVA; this is encoded by the coding sequence ATGTTAAACAGTATTTTAGTCATACTCTGCTTGATCGCTGTAAGTGCGTTCTTCTCGATGTCCGAGATCTCACTTGCCGCCTCACGCAAAATCAAACTTAAACTGCTGGCTGATGAAGGCAATATAAATGCCCAACGCGTTCTGAATATGCAGGAAAATCCCGGCATGTTCTTTACCGTGGTCCAAATCGGTCTGAACGCAGTGGCGATTCTCGGCGGTATCGTCGGTGATGCGGCATTTTCTCCAGCTTTTCACAGCCTGTTCTCCCGCTATATGTCGGCAGAGCTCTCTGAGCAACTGAGCTTTATTCTCTCTTTCTCGTTAGTGACTGGCATGTTTATCCTGTTTGCGGATTTAACCCCGAAACGCATCGGTATGATTGCGCCAGAAGCTGTCGCTTTGCGTATCATCAACCCGATGCGCTTCTGCCTGTACGTTTGCACCCCGCTGGTGTGGTTCTTCAACGGACTGGCGAACATAATCTTCCGTATTTTCAAACTGCCAATGGTACGTAAAGATGACATCACTTCTGATGACATCTACGCGGTAGTGGAAGCCGGTGCGCTGGCGGGCGTGTTACGTAAACAGGAACACGAGCTGATTGAAAACGTCTTTGAGCTGGAATCCCGTACCGTTCCGTCGTCAATGACACCGCGTGAAAACGTGATTTGGTTTGATCTCCACGAAGATGAGCAAAGCCTGAAGAATAAGGTGGCGGAACATCCGCACTCTAAGTTCCTCGTCTGTAATGAAGATATTGACCACATCATCGGCTATGTCGATTCTAAAGACCTGCTGAACCGCGTGCTGGCTAACCAAAGCCTGGCACTGAACAGCGGCGTACAAATTCGCAACACGCTGATTGTGCCGGATACGTTAACCCTTTCAGAGGCGTTGGAAAGTTTTAAAACCGCAGGTGAAGACTTCGCGGTGATCATGAACGAGTACGCGCTGGTGGTGGGGATCATCACCCTCAATGACGTGATGACCACGCTGATGGGCGATCTAGTCGGTCAGGGGCTGGAAGAGCAGATTGTCGCCCGTGATGAGAACTCATGGCTGATTGACGGCGGCACCCCAATTGACGACGTCATGCGCGTGCTGGATATTGACGAGTTCCCGCAGTCGGGCAACTACGAAACCATCGGCGGCTTTATGATGTTTATGCTGCGTAAGATCCCGAAACGCACCGATTCGGTGAAATTCGCCGGCTACAAATTTGAAGTGGTGGATATCGATAACTACCGCATCGACCAGCTGCTGGTGACCCGGATCGACAGCAAGGCCACCGCCCTTTCGCCAAAACTGCCTGACGCTAAAGATAAAGAAGAAAGCGTCGCGTAA
- the cysQ gene encoding 3'(2'),5'-bisphosphate nucleotidase CysQ, translating to MLDQVCQLARNAGDAIMQVYDGTKPMDVVSKADNSPVTAADIAAHTVIMDGLRTLTPDIPVLSEEDPPGWEVRQHWQRYWLVDPLDGTKEFIKRNGEFTVNIALIDHGKPILGVVYAPVMNIMYSAAEGKAWKEECGVRKQIQVRDARPPLVVISRSHADAELKEYLQQLGEHQTTSIGSSLKFCLVAEGQAQLYPRFGPTNIWDTAAGHAVAAAAGAHVHDWQGKPLDYTPRESFLNPGFRVSIY from the coding sequence ATGTTAGATCAAGTATGCCAGCTTGCACGGAATGCAGGCGATGCCATTATGCAGGTCTACGACGGGACGAAACCGATGGACGTCGTCAGCAAAGCGGACAATTCTCCGGTAACGGCAGCGGATATTGCCGCTCACACCGTTATCATGGACGGTTTACGTACGCTGACACCGGATATTCCGGTCCTTTCTGAAGAAGATCCTCCCGGTTGGGAAGTCCGTCAGCACTGGCAGCGTTACTGGCTGGTAGACCCGCTGGATGGTACTAAAGAGTTTATTAAACGTAATGGCGAATTCACCGTTAACATTGCGCTCATTGACCATGGCAAACCGATTTTAGGTGTGGTGTATGCGCCGGTAATGAACATAATGTACAGCGCGGCAGAAGGCAAGGCCTGGAAAGAAGAGTGCGGTGTGCGCAAGCAGATTCAGGTCCGCGATGCGCGCCCGCCGCTGGTGGTTATCAGCCGTTCCCATGCAGATGCGGAGCTGAAAGAGTATCTGCAACAGCTTGGCGAACATCAGACCACGTCCATCGGCTCTTCGCTGAAATTCTGCCTGGTGGCGGAAGGGCAGGCGCAGCTGTACCCGCGCTTCGGACCAACGAATATTTGGGATACCGCCGCTGGTCATGCTGTGGCTGCAGCTGCCGGAGCGCACGTTCATGACTGGCAGGGTAAACCGCTGGATTACACTCCGCGCGAGTCGTTCCTGAATCCGGGATTCAGAGTGTCTATTTATTAA
- the msrA gene encoding peptide-methionine (S)-S-oxide reductase MsrA, which produces MSLFDKKHLVSPADALPGRNTPMPVATLHAVNGHSMTNVPDGMEIAIFAMGCFWGVERLFWQLPGVYSTAAGYTGGYTPNPTYREVCSGDTGHAEAVRIVYDPSVISYEQLLQVFWENHDPAQGMRQGNDHGTQYRSAIYPLTPEQDAAARASLERFQAAMLAADDDRHITTEIANATPFYYAEDDHQQYLHKNPYGYCGIGGIGVCLPPEA; this is translated from the coding sequence ATGAGTTTATTTGATAAAAAGCATCTGGTTTCCCCCGCCGATGCCCTGCCTGGACGTAACACCCCGATGCCCGTAGCCACGCTGCATGCGGTCAACGGTCACTCAATGACCAATGTACCTGACGGAATGGAGATTGCCATTTTTGCGATGGGTTGTTTCTGGGGTGTGGAGCGTCTGTTCTGGCAGTTACCCGGCGTTTACAGCACCGCCGCAGGCTATACCGGAGGCTATACGCCAAATCCGACTTATCGGGAAGTGTGCTCCGGTGATACGGGTCATGCCGAAGCGGTACGCATTGTTTACGATCCTTCCGTCATCAGCTATGAGCAGTTGCTACAGGTATTTTGGGAGAATCACGATCCCGCCCAGGGAATGCGTCAGGGCAATGACCACGGCACGCAGTATCGTTCAGCGATTTATCCGCTGACCCCAGAACAGGATGCCGCAGCTCGCGCCAGTCTGGAACGTTTTCAGGCGGCGATGCTTGCCGCCGATGATGATCGTCACATCACCACGGAAATCGCTAACGCCACACCGTTTTATTATGCCGAAGATGACCACCAGCAATATCTGCATAAAAACCCGTATGGTTACTGTGGAATTGGCGGAATTGGCGTCTGTCTGCCACCGGAAGCATAG
- the qorB gene encoding NAD(P)H:quinone oxidoreductase, which yields MIAITGATGQLGHYVIKSLMKTVPASQIVAIVRNPAKAQALTAQGITVRQADYGDEAALTSALQGVEKLLLISSSEVGQRAPQHRNVINAAKTAGVKFIAYTSLLHADKSPLGLADEHIETEKMLADSGIVYTLLRNGWYTENYLASAPAALEHGVFIGAAGDGKIASATRADYAAAAARVISEAGHEGKVYELAGDSAWTLTQLAAELTKQSGKQVTYQNLSETDFAAALKSVGLPDGLADMLADSDVGASKGGLFDDSKTLSKLIGRPTTTLAESVSHLFNVNK from the coding sequence ATGATCGCTATTACTGGTGCCACTGGCCAACTTGGTCACTATGTTATTAAATCCTTGATGAAAACGGTTCCTGCCAGCCAAATAGTGGCTATCGTTCGTAATCCGGCAAAAGCCCAGGCACTGACAGCACAAGGCATTACCGTGCGTCAGGCTGACTACGGCGATGAAGCCGCACTGACATCTGCACTTCAGGGAGTGGAAAAACTACTGCTGATCTCTTCCAGCGAAGTGGGTCAACGTGCCCCGCAGCATCGTAATGTTATTAATGCCGCAAAGACGGCTGGCGTGAAATTTATCGCTTATACCAGTCTGCTTCACGCGGATAAATCTCCGCTCGGCCTCGCCGATGAGCACATCGAGACGGAGAAAATGTTGGCTGATTCTGGCATCGTTTACACCCTGCTGCGCAACGGCTGGTACACCGAAAACTATCTCGCCAGCGCCCCGGCAGCACTGGAGCACGGCGTATTTATCGGTGCCGCGGGCGATGGCAAAATTGCCTCGGCAACGCGGGCAGATTATGCGGCAGCTGCGGCACGCGTGATTAGCGAAGCCGGTCACGAAGGCAAGGTTTACGAGCTGGCGGGCGATAGTGCCTGGACGTTGACACAGTTAGCGGCAGAGCTGACCAAACAGAGCGGCAAACAGGTTACCTATCAAAATCTGAGCGAAACCGATTTCGCTGCGGCGCTGAAAAGCGTTGGCCTGCCTGACGGACTGGCGGATATGCTGGCGGATTCTGACGTTGGCGCATCGAAAGGCGGTCTGTTTGATGACAGCAAAACGCTGAGCAAATTGATTGGCCGCCCAACGACAACGTTAGCCGAAAGCGTAAGCCATCTTTTTAATGTTAATAAATAG
- the ytfH gene encoding winged helix-turn-helix transcriptional regulator, producing the protein MSQVSLSQQLKEGNLFAEQCPSREVLKHVTSRWGVLILVALREGTHRFSDLRRKIGGVSEKMLAQSLQALEQDGFLNRIAYPVVPPHVEYSLTPLGEQVSEKVAALADWIELNLPEVLAVRDERAA; encoded by the coding sequence ATGAGTCAGGTTAGCCTGTCACAACAACTGAAAGAGGGTAATCTCTTTGCGGAACAGTGCCCGTCGCGCGAGGTGTTGAAACACGTCACCAGCCGTTGGGGGGTGTTGATTCTGGTGGCGCTACGCGAAGGTACTCATCGCTTTAGCGACCTGCGGCGCAAAATCGGTGGGGTGAGTGAAAAGATGCTTGCGCAGTCGTTACAGGCGTTAGAACAGGATGGTTTTCTTAACCGTATCGCGTATCCGGTGGTGCCGCCGCATGTGGAATATAGCCTCACGCCGCTGGGCGAGCAGGTGAGCGAAAAGGTTGCTGCACTGGCGGACTGGATTGAGTTGAATTTGCCCGAGGTGTTGGCGGTGCGGGATGAACGTGCGGCATAA
- the cpdB gene encoding 2',3'-cyclic-nucleotide 2'-phosphodiesterase — protein MIKFSATLLATLIAASVNAATVDLRIMETTDLHSNMMDFDYYKDTATEKFGLVRTASLINDARNEVKNSVLVDNGDLIQGSPLADYISAKGLKAGDVHPVYKALNTLDYTVGTLGNHEFNYGLDYLKNALAGAKFPYVNANVIDARTKQPMFTPYLIKDTEVVDKDGKKQTLKIGYIGVVPPQIMGWDKANLSGKVTVNDITETVRKYVPEMREKGADVVVVLAHSGLSADPYKVMAENSVYYLSEIPGVNAIMFGHAHAVFPGKDFADIEGANIAKGTLNGVPAVMPGMWGDHLGVVDLQLSNNSGKWQVTQAKAEARPIYDIANKKSLAAEDSKLVETLKADHDATRQFVSKPIGKSADNMYSYLALVQDDPTVQVVNNAQKAYVEHYIQGDPDLAKLPVLSAAAPFKVGGRKNDPASYVEVEKGQLTFRNAADLYLYPNTLIVVKASGKEVKEWLECSAGQFNQIDPDNTKPQSLINWDGFRTYNFDVIDGVNYQIDVTQPARYDGECQMVNANAERIKNLTFNGKPIDPNAMFLVATNNYRAYGGKFAGTGDSHIAFASPDENRSVLAAWIADESKRAGEIHPAADNNWRLAPIAGDKKLDIRFETSPSDKAAAFIKEKGQYPMNKVATDDIGFAIYQVDLSK, from the coding sequence ATGATTAAGTTTAGCGCAACGCTCCTGGCCACGCTGATTGCCGCCAGTGTGAATGCAGCGACGGTCGATCTACGTATCATGGAAACCACTGATCTGCATAGCAACATGATGGATTTCGATTATTACAAAGACACCGCCACGGAAAAATTCGGACTGGTACGTACGGCAAGCCTGATTAACGATGCCCGCAATGAAGTGAAAAACAGCGTACTGGTCGATAACGGCGATTTGATTCAGGGGAGTCCGCTGGCCGATTACATATCGGCGAAAGGATTAAAAGCAGGTGATGTTCATCCGGTTTATAAGGCGCTGAATACGCTGGATTATACGGTCGGTACACTCGGCAATCATGAATTTAACTACGGTCTGGATTACCTGAAAAATGCGTTGGCGGGAGCGAAATTCCCTTATGTAAATGCCAACGTCATTGACGCCAGAACCAAACAGCCAATGTTTACACCGTATTTAATTAAAGATACCGAAGTGGTCGATAAAGACGGAAAAAAACAGACGCTGAAGATTGGCTATATTGGCGTCGTGCCGCCGCAAATCATGGGCTGGGATAAAGCTAATTTATCCGGAAAAGTGACGGTGAATGATATTACCGAAACCGTGCGCAAATACGTGCCTGAAATGCGCGAGAAAGGTGCCGATGTCGTTGTCGTTCTGGCGCATTCCGGGCTATCTGCCGATCCGTATAAAGTGATGGCGGAAAACTCAGTTTATTACCTCAGTGAAATTCCTGGCGTTAACGCCATTATGTTTGGCCATGCTCACGCCGTTTTCCCAGGTAAAGATTTTGCTGATATCGAAGGGGCTAATATCGCGAAAGGCACGCTGAATGGTGTTCCGGCGGTAATGCCGGGCATGTGGGGCGATCATCTTGGGGTGGTCGACTTACAACTCAGTAATAACAGCGGTAAATGGCAGGTGACGCAGGCGAAAGCGGAAGCACGGCCGATTTACGACATCGCCAATAAAAAATCCCTCGCGGCGGAAGACAGCAAGCTGGTAGAAACACTCAAAGCCGATCACGATGCCACACGCCAGTTCGTCAGCAAGCCAATCGGTAAATCCGCCGACAATATGTATAGCTATCTGGCGCTGGTGCAGGACGATCCGACCGTGCAGGTGGTGAACAACGCGCAAAAAGCGTATGTCGAGCATTACATTCAGGGCGATCCGGATCTGGCAAAACTGCCGGTGCTTTCAGCTGCTGCACCGTTTAAAGTTGGTGGTCGCAAAAATGATCCGGCAAGCTATGTGGAGGTGGAAAAAGGCCAGTTGACCTTCCGTAATGCCGCCGATCTTTATCTCTACCCCAATACGCTGATTGTGGTGAAAGCCAGCGGTAAAGAGGTGAAAGAGTGGCTGGAGTGCTCCGCCGGACAGTTTAACCAGATTGATCCTGACAACACGAAACCACAGTCACTCATCAACTGGGATGGTTTCCGCACCTATAACTTTGATGTGATTGATGGTGTGAATTATCAGATTGATGTTACCCAGCCTGCCCGTTATGACGGCGAGTGCCAGATGGTTAATGCCAATGCGGAAAGGATTAAGAACCTGACCTTTAATGGCAAGCCGATTGATCCGAACGCCATGTTCCTGGTTGCCACCAATAACTATCGCGCTTACGGCGGCAAATTTGCCGGTACGGGCGACAGCCATATCGCTTTTGCTTCACCGGATGAGAACCGCTCGGTGCTGGCAGCGTGGATTGCTGATGAGTCGAAACGTGCGGGGGAAATTCACCCGGCGGCAGATAACAACTGGCGTTTAGCACCGATAGCTGGCGATAAGAAACTGGATATCCGTTTCGAAACCTCTCCATCAGATAAAGCCGCGGCGTTTATTAAAGAGAAAGGGCAATATCCGATGAATAAAGTCGCGACCGATGATATCGGGTTTGCGATTTATCAGGTGGATTTGAGTAAGTAA
- the ytfK gene encoding DUF1107 domain-containing protein, with translation MKIFQRYNPLQVAKYVKILFRGRLYIKDVGAFEFDKGKILIPKVKDKLHLSVMSEVNRQVMRLQTEMA, from the coding sequence ATGAAAATTTTCCAACGGTACAACCCACTTCAGGTGGCGAAGTACGTAAAGATCCTGTTCCGTGGACGGTTATACATCAAGGACGTTGGCGCTTTTGAATTTGATAAGGGTAAGATTCTTATCCCAAAAGTGAAGGATAAGCTGCATTTGTCAGTGATGTCCGAAGTTAACCGTCAGGTTATGCGTCTGCAAACAGAGATGGCTTAA
- the ytfJ gene encoding YtfJ family protein — protein sequence MTLRKILALTCLLLPMMASAHQFETGQRVPPIGITDRGELVLDKDQFSYKTWNSAQLVGKVRVLQHIAGRTSAKEKNATLIEAIKSAKLPHDRYQTTTIVNTDDAIPGSGMFVRSSLESNKKLYPWSQFIVDSNGVARGAWQLDEESSAVVVLDKDGRVQWAKDGALTQEEVQQVMDLLHKLINK from the coding sequence ATGACCCTACGCAAGATTCTGGCACTCACCTGCCTGCTGTTGCCGATGATGGCTTCCGCACATCAGTTCGAAACCGGTCAGCGAGTGCCGCCGATTGGCATTACCGATCGAGGCGAGTTGGTGCTTGATAAAGATCAGTTTAGCTACAAAACCTGGAACAGCGCACAGTTAGTGGGAAAAGTGCGAGTACTGCAACATATTGCTGGTCGCACCTCTGCAAAAGAGAAAAACGCGACGCTGATTGAAGCGATTAAATCAGCGAAGTTACCGCACGATCGCTACCAGACCACCACCATTGTTAACACCGACGACGCGATTCCGGGTTCAGGGATGTTTGTGCGCAGCAGTCTGGAGAGTAATAAAAAGCTTTATCCCTGGTCGCAGTTTATTGTCGATAGCAATGGCGTCGCGCGCGGTGCCTGGCAGCTGGATGAAGAAAGTTCCGCTGTAGTGGTGCTGGATAAGGATGGTCGCGTGCAATGGGCCAAAGACGGGGCGCTCACACAGGAAGAGGTGCAGCAAGTGATGGACCTGCTGCATAAATTAATTAATAAATAG